The sequence GGGTGGCTGTCACTGCACTTATGGGGATGTCAGCTGGTGGAATACTCTCTGTAGATTCGATGCTCTTGGTGGCTTTTTCTGTTGCTGCGTTTGTGGGACCTGCGCGGGGGCAGGGAACCAGCCCAAAAAGAAAGTTCTTGTTTCAATATGTGCTCTTTGTGTTTGGATCGTACGTTTCTGCTTTGATTGGCCCGTTTCGTTGGACTCGACTCGCGTTTGATGCCTACCTGTTGGCGTATATGTGGGTGAGATGGGGGACTGTGGGGGATGAATTTTAGAATTATTATTGAAATGATATCAATTATAAAATATAGGATATTTAATAAACAAAAGGGGGAGTAAAAATGTGTAATGCTTGGAATCATCCTCCGGGGTGTACTTGAGGCTGGGGAGGGGAAGCCCGTGGTCAACGAGCTACTAGCTCTGGGATGGATAATTGGATAGTAGAGGTGCCTCCTATTCATCCTAGTCCGAGAGGCTATACAATTCCTAATTGTAGGTGTCCGGTTTGTGGAGCATTTGTTTTTTTTTATGAATCACCGACTGGTGGACGTGTCTTTTTTGACTCTTTGGGGCCTCCTTGGCCAAAGCACGCTTGTACATCGAGAGATAGGAGACCCGCTGGGATTTCTCGAGGGCGTACTATTCATCTAAAATCTCTTAGCTTAGAAGAACAAAAAAAAGCTTGTTCTTTTGTTCGTAAGAAGCAGGGCTGGAAGCCATTTTTTATTTTAGATGTTCATGGAAAGGGCAAAGAATACAAGATTGATGGGCAAGTCGAAGATGAAAAACTTACGTTATATACACCTAAAAATAAAAAGTTACCCTTAAGAGCTCGTAAGGATTCGAACGTATTGACATTTATGAAAATGGTTAGTGACTGTTATTGTAGTATGTCTTTTTTTATAAACAGTGAAATAAAAGTGCAAGGGAGAGTTGCCCTTACCTCGAGGAAAATGTGTTGGGAAATATGGAATAATCATAGTTCAACGGTTTATTCTTTTCTCCCCACGACGTCCACGAGGTCCACGACGTAATGCCCCGGAGCGAATATGCTTCGGGGCATTATGGTTTGGACGAAAGAAGAACTTCAGGAACAGCTCACGCAGTGGAAGCAGGCGCTTTTGCGCGTCTCTGGTGGCAAAAGCTACACCATAGGCAGCCGCGCGCTGACGCTTCAGGACGTGGCAGAGATCCGCACGACAATCACGTTTCTTCGTGACGAGCTTCGTGCTCTGTCCGGCGAATCCGGCCCCATTGTCGTAGTAGGGCGGGTGCGCCGATGAGCGCCACCGTCGCCACAGCGGCCCGCCGTACCCGTCGGGCTGTTCGCTCCCGCGTTTCGCACTCCCGCCGTCCGGTCTCTCGTGACGCGGGATCTCTTCGCGGAACCCTTTCCAAGTACGACCCGCGCCGCACCTCGCTTTCCAGCGTTGCCGCCGAGCGCGCCCGCACGCTTGCCCGATCTGAGGACCTTGTCGCTAATGACTGGGCAGCGGCTTCCGTGGTCGACTCCATTACCGTCAACACCATTGGCTCCGGCCTGCGCCCACAATCCCACGTGAATGCCCAGCGTCTGGGGATTTCCCCGGAAGACGCCCGCAAACTCGGCGAGGATATGGAATGGGCGTGGCAGCTCTGGAACCGGCAGGCTCATGTCTCCGGCAAGCTCCACTTTGATGATCTCGTTTTCCTTGGCATGCGCTCCCTTTTGCGCTGCGGGGAACTGGTTCATATTCCGGTAATGCTCCCAAGCGCCGGGCGCGATTTCGCCCTGTGCATTCAGGATATTCACCCCGCCAGATTGTGCACCCCATCTGATCGCAGGCTCGACACGTCCCTTCATGACGGCGTCGAAATTTCCCCATACGGCCAACCCCTCGCATACTGGATTGCCAGCCCCCGCAGTACGAGCCTTTCGCGTTCGTACCGCTCCCTTGCATCATCTGAATTTCAGCGCCTGCCAGCAGCAACCGGGCACCGACCCGGCGTGTTTCACTGCTTTCGCGCCGAGGAAGAAGAGCAGGTGCGCGGCGTGAGCCGCCTCGCTCCGGGAATGAAGCTTTTTCGGCACCTGAATGACTCGCTGGATTATGAGCTGATGGCGCAGATCGTCTCTGCGAGCTTTCCCGTGTTTATCTCGGTGAAAGACCCGAATTCCGTGGTTGGAGCCTTTGCGCAGGAAGAGGATGAAGCCCCCGGCAAGCACTATCAATACCTTGAACCGGGGCAGGTGCTCTACGGCAACAAGAACGAAGAGCCGACCGTGCTCCAAAGTAACCGGCCCGGAAGCAATTTCACGCCATTCGCCGAGATGATTATGCGCGCGATGGCGGCCAGCGTTGGCATGCCTTACGAGGTCCTCGCCAAAGACTATTCAAAGACAAATTATTCTTCGGCCCGTGCCGCGCTTCTCGAAGCGTGGCGGGTCTTCATGCTCTATCGCACGTGGATCGTGCGGCACTATTGTCAGCCCATTTGGCGCATGGTGCAGGAAGAGGCGTGGCTTCGCGGCATGTACCAGCTTCCAAAGGGCGCGCCTGATTTTTACGAGGCAATTCACGCCTACACAAATGCGTCATGGATTGGCCCGGCTCGCGGTTAC comes from Desulfobaculum bizertense DSM 18034 and encodes:
- a CDS encoding phage portal protein; translated protein: MSATVATAARRTRRAVRSRVSHSRRPVSRDAGSLRGTLSKYDPRRTSLSSVAAERARTLARSEDLVANDWAAASVVDSITVNTIGSGLRPQSHVNAQRLGISPEDARKLGEDMEWAWQLWNRQAHVSGKLHFDDLVFLGMRSLLRCGELVHIPVMLPSAGRDFALCIQDIHPARLCTPSDRRLDTSLHDGVEISPYGQPLAYWIASPRSTSLSRSYRSLASSEFQRLPAATGHRPGVFHCFRAEEEEQVRGVSRLAPGMKLFRHLNDSLDYELMAQIVSASFPVFISVKDPNSVVGAFAQEEDEAPGKHYQYLEPGQVLYGNKNEEPTVLQSNRPGSNFTPFAEMIMRAMAASVGMPYEVLAKDYSKTNYSSARAALLEAWRVFMLYRTWIVRHYCQPIWRMVQEEAWLRGMYQLPKGAPDFYEAIHAYTNASWIGPARGYVDPVKEITATREALDLKLCTHSEVIAERGQDLDEVWDQIEREQQRLRKMESGTEERDDNSNE
- a CDS encoding DUF6148 family protein yields the protein MVWTKEELQEQLTQWKQALLRVSGGKSYTIGSRALTLQDVAEIRTTITFLRDELRALSGESGPIVVVGRVRR